In Modestobacter versicolor, a single genomic region encodes these proteins:
- a CDS encoding Fur family transcriptional regulator, which yields MSGPENAPPLAAQLRARGLRLTSQRQRVLAAVAALEHGTPEEIHARLRDEAGPDGAAPDTSTVYRTLELLERLGLVWHTHLGKGAPVYHAAQHPHLHVVCQSCGQISSADPGLLDGAAERLAADLGFTVDVGHVALSGTCRACTEKENA from the coding sequence GTGTCCGGACCGGAGAACGCGCCACCGCTGGCCGCCCAGCTGCGGGCCCGCGGGCTGCGGCTGACCAGCCAGCGCCAGCGGGTGCTCGCCGCGGTGGCCGCGCTCGAGCACGGCACCCCGGAGGAGATCCACGCCCGGCTGCGCGACGAGGCGGGCCCGGACGGCGCCGCGCCGGACACCTCCACCGTCTACCGCACCCTGGAGCTGCTCGAGCGGCTCGGCCTGGTCTGGCACACCCACCTGGGCAAGGGCGCGCCCGTCTACCACGCGGCGCAGCACCCGCACCTGCACGTGGTCTGCCAGTCCTGCGGCCAGATCAGCTCGGCCGACCCGGGGCTGCTCGACGGCGCGGCGGAACGTCTGGCGGCCGATCTGGGTTTCACCGTGGACGTGGGCCACGTGGCGCTGTCCGGCACCTGTCGAGCCTGCACGGAGAAGGAGAACGCATGA
- a CDS encoding DUF885 domain-containing protein yields the protein MSTPTAPRTPRQVADAYVDAVCDLDPIVATSLGTRPGDDRLPDTSPAGLEAEAELLRRTLAELDRVLAADPALDDDPVERRCARLLRERLTAALDLHEAGEDLRQVSNLFSPVHSIRQVFSMMPTSSPEDWAVLARRLARVPAAYRGYRESLTAGAERGLFAAPRQVRTVVGQLDEWLQGPYFAGLVADGPQEVRAELDAAAAAADSAVAEVRDFLRDTYGPQAEGTPDAVGRERYARFARSWNGSDLGAGSGLEDAYAWGWAEHQRILAEQRAEAERVLPGATPMEAMRWLKEHGEAVEGVEQIRRRLQSMMDEAIEALDGVHFDIAGPVRTVEAMIAPPGSAAAPYYTRPAQDFSRPGRTWLPTLGQERFPLWDLVSTWYHEGVPGHHLQLAQWAYVSGDLSTYQTSLGSVGANVEGWALYAERLMDELGFLTAQGARLGYLDAQQMRAVRVVVDIGMHLELPIPDDVEGSVAGHAGKRWTPELARAFFGDYCGRDEAFLDSELVRYLGMPGQAISYKLGERAWLQGRAAAQRARGADFDPKAWHMAALSQGSLGLDDLAAELARL from the coding sequence ATGAGCACCCCCACCGCCCCCCGCACCCCCCGCCAGGTGGCCGACGCCTACGTCGACGCCGTGTGCGACCTCGACCCGATCGTCGCCACCTCGCTGGGCACCCGACCCGGCGACGACCGGCTGCCCGACACCAGCCCGGCCGGGCTCGAGGCCGAGGCCGAGCTGCTGCGCCGCACGCTGGCCGAGCTGGACCGGGTGCTCGCCGCGGACCCCGCGCTGGACGACGACCCGGTCGAGCGCCGCTGCGCCCGGCTGCTGCGCGAGCGCCTCACCGCCGCGCTGGACCTGCACGAGGCGGGCGAGGACCTGCGCCAGGTGTCCAACCTGTTCTCCCCGGTGCACTCCATCCGCCAGGTGTTCTCGATGATGCCGACCTCGAGCCCCGAGGACTGGGCGGTGCTCGCCCGCCGGCTGGCCCGGGTGCCGGCCGCCTACCGCGGCTACCGGGAGTCGCTGACCGCCGGCGCCGAGCGCGGGCTGTTCGCCGCACCCCGCCAGGTGCGCACCGTCGTCGGCCAGCTCGACGAGTGGCTGCAGGGTCCCTACTTCGCCGGCCTGGTCGCCGACGGCCCGCAGGAGGTGCGCGCCGAGCTGGACGCCGCGGCGGCCGCGGCCGACTCCGCCGTCGCCGAGGTGCGCGACTTCCTGCGCGACACCTACGGGCCGCAGGCCGAGGGGACGCCGGACGCCGTCGGCCGTGAGCGGTACGCCCGCTTCGCCCGTTCCTGGAACGGCTCGGACCTCGGCGCGGGCAGCGGCCTGGAGGACGCCTACGCCTGGGGCTGGGCCGAGCACCAGCGGATCCTGGCCGAGCAGCGCGCCGAGGCCGAGCGGGTGCTGCCCGGTGCCACGCCGATGGAGGCGATGCGCTGGCTCAAGGAGCACGGCGAGGCGGTCGAGGGCGTCGAGCAGATCCGCCGGCGCCTGCAGTCGATGATGGACGAGGCGATCGAGGCGCTGGACGGCGTCCACTTCGACATCGCCGGCCCGGTGCGCACCGTCGAGGCGATGATCGCCCCGCCGGGGAGCGCGGCGGCGCCGTACTACACCCGGCCGGCCCAGGACTTCTCCCGGCCGGGCCGCACCTGGCTGCCCACCCTCGGGCAGGAGCGGTTCCCGCTCTGGGACCTGGTGTCCACCTGGTACCACGAGGGGGTCCCGGGCCACCACCTGCAGCTGGCCCAGTGGGCGTACGTGTCCGGTGACCTGTCGACCTACCAGACCTCGCTCGGCTCGGTCGGCGCGAACGTCGAGGGCTGGGCGCTCTACGCCGAGCGGCTGATGGACGAGCTGGGCTTCCTCACCGCCCAGGGCGCCCGGCTGGGCTACCTGGACGCGCAGCAGATGCGCGCCGTCCGGGTGGTCGTCGACATCGGCATGCACCTGGAGCTGCCGATCCCCGACGACGTCGAGGGCTCGGTCGCCGGGCACGCCGGGAAGCGCTGGACGCCGGAGCTGGCCCGCGCCTTCTTCGGCGACTACTGCGGCCGCGACGAGGCGTTCCTGGACAGCGAGCTGGTGCGCTACCTGGGCATGCCCGGCCAGGCGATCAGCTACAAGCTGGGCGAGCGGGCGTGGCTCCAGGGCCGCGCGGCCGCCCAGCGGGCCCGTGGCGCCGACTTCGACCCCAAGGCCTGGCACATGGCGGCGCTGTCCCAGGGCAGCCTCGGCCTGGACGACCTCGCCGCCGAGCTCGCCCGCCTCTAG
- a CDS encoding YgfZ/GcvT domain-containing protein, translated as MSSPLLDRPGAVALEDGGAVAAHYGEPLPEQRRLAEGAGLVDRSDRDVLVVPGADRLSWLHSLTSQHLERLGDASGSEALVLSPQGHVEHHVVLTELAGTTWGDVEPGTGAALVEFLQRMRFMLRVDPALVTADWALLSLVGPRADAVLAAAGWPVPAGPYAVAPLTGGGWVRRMPAIGDGTADVVDLLVPRAELAARADELLAAGAVLAGLDAYEALRVEARRPRAGVDSDHRTIPNELEWLRTAVHLEKGCYRGQETVARVHNLGRPPRRLVLLHLDGMSESVPAPGTPVVSGTREVGRVGTAVRHHEYGFVALALVKQSVTPETPLKVGEATAAIDPDDNPAGLDDTQAAARDRVRAVRSATIGR; from the coding sequence ATGAGCTCCCCGCTGCTGGACCGCCCCGGTGCCGTCGCCCTGGAGGACGGCGGCGCCGTCGCCGCGCACTACGGCGAGCCGCTGCCCGAGCAGCGCCGGCTGGCCGAGGGCGCGGGGCTGGTCGACCGCAGCGACCGCGACGTGCTCGTCGTCCCCGGCGCCGACCGGCTGAGCTGGCTGCACTCGCTCACCAGCCAGCACCTCGAGCGGCTGGGCGACGCGAGCGGCTCCGAGGCGCTCGTGCTGTCGCCGCAGGGCCACGTCGAGCACCACGTCGTCCTCACCGAGCTGGCCGGCACCACCTGGGGCGACGTCGAGCCGGGCACCGGGGCCGCGCTGGTCGAGTTCCTGCAGCGGATGCGGTTCATGCTGCGCGTCGACCCTGCCCTGGTCACCGCCGACTGGGCGCTGCTGTCGCTGGTCGGCCCGCGCGCCGACGCCGTGCTCGCCGCGGCCGGCTGGCCGGTGCCCGCCGGGCCCTACGCCGTGGCGCCGCTGACCGGCGGCGGCTGGGTGCGCCGGATGCCGGCGATCGGCGACGGGACGGCGGACGTCGTCGACCTGCTCGTGCCGCGCGCCGAGCTGGCGGCCCGCGCCGACGAGCTGCTGGCCGCCGGTGCCGTGCTGGCGGGGCTGGACGCCTACGAGGCGCTGCGGGTCGAGGCCCGCCGGCCGCGCGCGGGCGTCGACTCCGACCACCGCACCATCCCCAACGAGCTGGAGTGGCTGCGCACCGCCGTGCACCTGGAGAAGGGCTGCTACCGCGGGCAGGAGACGGTCGCCCGGGTGCACAACCTCGGCCGGCCGCCGCGCCGCCTGGTGCTGCTGCACCTCGACGGGATGAGCGAGAGCGTGCCGGCGCCGGGCACCCCGGTCGTCTCCGGCACCCGGGAGGTGGGCCGGGTCGGCACCGCGGTGCGCCACCACGAGTACGGGTTCGTCGCGCTGGCCCTGGTGAAGCAGTCGGTGACGCCGGAGACGCCGCTCAAGGTGGGCGAGGCGACCGCCGCGATCGACCCCGACGACAACCCTGCCGGGCTCGACGACACCCAGGCGGCGGCCCGCGACCGCGTGCGCGCGGTCCGGTCTGCGACGATCGGCCGGTGA
- the nhaA gene encoding Na+/H+ antiporter NhaA — protein MTTPARLFSRGSYPEATRIAELLRRETVGGVLLIVGAAIALVWANSPWSAAYEALRDTRVGPSALHLDLTLGTWAADGLLAVFFFVVGLELKREFVAGDLREPRRAVLPVAAAVGGMIVPAVLFVLVNLGTGDGALRGWAIPTATDIAFALAVLAVISTHLPTALRTFLLTLAVVDDLLAITVIALFYTASLSVTPLLLALLPLAVFGFLVQKRIRSWWLLVPLALITWVLMHESGVHATVAGVLLAFTVPVVRSEAAGGPDAGPGLAEHLEHRIRPLSAGIAVPVFAFFAAGVTVGGFSGLAESLSDPVAIGIVVGLVAGKTIGISLATWLVSRFTRAQLDESLGWPDVIGLAMLAGIGFTVSLLIGALAYGEGSLRDEHVKVGVLVGTLTAAVLASVLLRLRDRRYRLIAEEEARDADADGIPDVYQRPSAEG, from the coding sequence GTGACCACTCCCGCCCGCCTGTTCAGCCGGGGCTCGTACCCCGAGGCCACCCGGATCGCCGAGCTGCTGCGCCGGGAGACCGTCGGCGGCGTCCTGCTGATCGTCGGCGCGGCGATCGCCCTGGTCTGGGCCAACTCCCCGTGGTCGGCGGCCTACGAGGCGCTGCGCGACACCCGGGTCGGGCCCAGCGCGCTGCACCTGGACCTGACGCTGGGCACCTGGGCGGCCGACGGGCTGCTGGCCGTCTTCTTCTTCGTCGTCGGGCTCGAGCTCAAGCGCGAGTTCGTCGCCGGCGACCTGCGCGAACCCCGCCGGGCCGTGCTGCCGGTCGCCGCCGCCGTCGGCGGGATGATCGTCCCCGCGGTGCTGTTCGTGCTGGTCAACCTGGGCACCGGCGACGGTGCGCTGCGCGGTTGGGCGATCCCCACCGCCACCGACATCGCCTTCGCGCTCGCCGTGCTCGCGGTGATCAGCACCCACCTGCCCACCGCGCTGCGCACGTTCCTGCTCACCCTCGCCGTCGTCGACGACCTGCTGGCGATCACCGTGATCGCCCTCTTCTACACGGCCTCGCTCTCGGTGACCCCGCTGCTGCTGGCCCTGCTGCCGCTGGCGGTGTTCGGGTTCCTGGTGCAGAAGCGGATCCGCTCCTGGTGGCTGCTGGTCCCGCTGGCCCTGATCACCTGGGTGCTGATGCACGAGTCCGGGGTGCACGCCACCGTGGCCGGGGTGCTGCTGGCCTTCACCGTGCCGGTGGTGCGCAGCGAGGCGGCCGGCGGCCCGGACGCCGGGCCGGGGCTGGCCGAGCACCTGGAGCACCGGATCCGCCCGCTCTCGGCCGGCATCGCCGTCCCGGTCTTCGCCTTCTTCGCCGCCGGGGTCACCGTCGGCGGCTTCTCCGGGCTGGCCGAGTCGCTGTCGGACCCGGTGGCGATCGGCATCGTCGTCGGGCTGGTGGCCGGCAAGACGATCGGCATCAGCCTGGCCACCTGGCTGGTCTCCCGGTTCACCCGCGCCCAGCTCGACGAGTCGCTGGGCTGGCCGGACGTGATCGGGCTGGCGATGCTCGCCGGCATCGGCTTCACCGTGTCGCTGCTCATCGGCGCGCTGGCCTACGGCGAGGGCTCCCTGCGCGACGAGCACGTCAAGGTCGGCGTCCTGGTGGGCACGCTGACCGCGGCGGTGCTGGCCTCGGTCCTGCTCCGGCTGCGCGACCGCCGGTACCGGCTGATCGCCGAGGAGGAGGCCCGGGACGCCGATGCCGACGGGATCCCGGACGTCTACCAGCGGCCCTCCGCCGAGGGCTGA
- a CDS encoding FABP family protein, translating into MTAPVPPGLPTGPVAGPTELPVVDTVDVREGPEVAHELLSVLPLLGEWHGEGQAAGDGGDHRFGQWVRFAHDGRDFLTYESRTWRLSDDGRVVGPDQRESGFLRPRGEDEVELLVSSPAGLVEIYVGSARTTTSWELDTDVLARTPDHPDTSRAKRLYGIVEGALLYAIDRAAGDQPLTPTMSARLERIR; encoded by the coding sequence ATGACGGCGCCCGTCCCGCCGGGGCTGCCCACCGGGCCGGTCGCCGGCCCGACCGAGCTGCCGGTGGTCGACACCGTCGACGTCCGCGAGGGCCCCGAGGTGGCCCACGAGCTGCTGTCGGTGCTGCCGCTGCTGGGCGAGTGGCACGGCGAGGGCCAGGCCGCCGGCGACGGGGGCGACCACCGCTTCGGGCAGTGGGTCCGCTTCGCCCACGACGGCCGCGACTTCCTCACCTACGAGTCCCGCACCTGGCGGCTGTCCGACGACGGCCGGGTGGTCGGCCCCGACCAGCGCGAGTCCGGCTTCCTGCGCCCGCGGGGCGAGGACGAGGTCGAGCTGCTGGTCAGCTCGCCGGCCGGGCTGGTGGAGATCTACGTGGGCTCCGCCCGGACGACGACCAGCTGGGAGCTGGACACCGACGTGCTGGCCCGCACTCCCGACCACCCCGACACCAGCCGCGCCAAGCGGCTCTACGGGATCGTCGAGGGCGCCCTCCTCTACGCGATCGACCGGGCGGCCGGCGACCAGCCGTTGACGCCCACCATGTCCGCCCGACTGGAACGGATCCGATGA
- a CDS encoding aminotransferase class IV has product MTAPETARRVAVWTEGGPRVVDADQPVVTAFDQGLGRGDGVFESVLVTGGRTPHLDAHLARLHRSAQITAITDPGEDAVRALVGAVVAGWPAEVEGVCRVFLTRGLGDGTPPTLLALLSAVPAETVRQRTEGIAVVTLSLGVPADFRATAPWLLGGAKTLSYAVNMAAQRHAHALGADDVVLTSLEGRLLEGPTSTVVWAARGRLHTPPVDTGILAGTTQARLFARAEDDGWPTSVTPGTVDDLVAADAVWLLSGVRGAAPVTRLDGADRGDAGLSRRVQELLAR; this is encoded by the coding sequence GTGACAGCTCCGGAGACAGCGCGGCGGGTGGCGGTCTGGACCGAGGGCGGGCCCCGGGTCGTGGACGCCGACCAGCCGGTGGTGACCGCCTTCGACCAGGGCCTCGGCCGCGGCGACGGCGTCTTCGAGTCGGTGCTGGTCACCGGCGGGCGCACCCCGCACCTGGACGCCCACCTCGCCCGGCTGCACCGCTCGGCGCAGATCACCGCGATCACCGACCCGGGTGAGGACGCCGTCCGCGCGCTGGTCGGGGCCGTGGTCGCCGGCTGGCCGGCCGAGGTGGAGGGCGTCTGCCGGGTCTTCCTCACCCGCGGCCTGGGCGACGGCACGCCGCCCACCCTGCTGGCGCTGCTGTCGGCGGTCCCGGCCGAGACGGTCCGGCAGCGGACCGAGGGCATCGCCGTGGTCACCCTGTCCCTCGGCGTCCCCGCCGACTTCCGGGCCACCGCCCCGTGGCTGCTCGGCGGGGCGAAGACGCTGTCCTACGCGGTGAACATGGCCGCCCAGCGGCACGCGCACGCGCTGGGCGCGGACGACGTCGTCCTCACCTCGCTGGAGGGCCGGCTGCTGGAGGGGCCGACGTCCACCGTCGTCTGGGCCGCCCGCGGCCGGCTGCACACCCCGCCGGTGGACACCGGGATCCTCGCCGGGACGACGCAGGCGCGGCTGTTCGCGCGGGCCGAGGACGACGGCTGGCCCACCTCCGTCACCCCCGGCACGGTCGACGACCTCGTCGCCGCCGACGCCGTCTGGCTGCTCTCCGGCGTCCGCGGCGCTGCTCCGGTGACCCGGCTCGACGGCGCGGACCGCGGCGACGCGGGCCTCAGCCGACGGGTGCAGGAGCTGCTCGCCCGGTAG